A single region of the Leptothrix cholodnii SP-6 genome encodes:
- a CDS encoding tetratricopeptide repeat-containing protein: MRPHAFIAMPFGTKPGPDGTPIDFNRIYAELIQPALKLADCACFRADQELRAGDIRADMFQELLVADLVIADLTIDNPNVWYELGVRHALRARGVVLIQGPRNANPFDIYTDRKLVYALRADGTLDPALLDANRRSLAEMVKATLDTPTRRKVSPVYSLLPHLEQPQWQKLMLSEANEFSEAHAAWARLMENARQKHRPGDILLLAGETPTRALRTEALRTAGNALLKLRHHDFALEQFEAALAVEPDDLPSREKKAICLGLLGRVEETQTWVDMLTQSQPDSPEVWALAGRVARELWIRRWHPAPPTAEQDETAAPSAGPPPDSTALRAAAAEEDASLERAIEPYLTAFVADARHFYSGICALNLMLLRQHLGGTVDADALQCLIGGVRWACRSAIQSRGKTDASDYRLMASRAELALLLEPLAEVRRHFKAALATAGRDWFALDSTRQMLLLLRDLGFRPEETAAALNLLDKEQALLRAPVRPRQVFLFSGHMMDAPDRASPRFPPQMEAAAAERIAKALDSQDAGPQDLALCQAAAGGDLMFLEACVARGMHIQILLPFDEASFVENSVSQSAAPLTGDDWPMRYYAVQSRLRTPPRVMPHELGPLPRGADPYERCNLWLLDTALSWGVKKLRFITLWNGGGGDGPGGTAHMLREVKRRTGRVTWIDTRKL; encoded by the coding sequence ATGCGCCCGCACGCCTTCATCGCCATGCCCTTCGGCACCAAGCCGGGGCCGGACGGCACGCCGATCGACTTCAACCGCATCTATGCCGAGCTGATCCAGCCGGCGCTGAAGCTGGCCGACTGCGCGTGTTTCCGGGCCGACCAGGAACTGCGCGCCGGCGACATCCGCGCCGACATGTTCCAGGAGCTGCTGGTGGCCGACCTGGTGATCGCCGACCTGACGATCGACAACCCCAACGTCTGGTACGAACTGGGCGTGCGGCATGCGCTGCGCGCGCGTGGCGTGGTGCTGATCCAGGGACCGCGCAACGCCAATCCGTTCGACATCTACACCGACCGCAAGCTGGTCTACGCGCTGCGCGCCGACGGCACGCTCGACCCGGCGCTGCTCGACGCCAACCGCCGCTCGCTGGCCGAGATGGTCAAGGCCACGCTCGACACGCCGACGCGGCGCAAGGTCAGCCCGGTCTACAGCCTGCTGCCGCACCTGGAGCAGCCGCAGTGGCAGAAACTGATGCTCAGCGAGGCCAACGAGTTCAGCGAGGCGCACGCCGCCTGGGCCCGGCTGATGGAGAACGCCCGCCAGAAGCACCGCCCCGGCGACATCCTGCTGCTGGCCGGCGAAACCCCCACCCGCGCGTTGCGCACCGAGGCGCTGCGCACGGCCGGCAACGCGCTGCTCAAGCTGCGCCACCACGACTTCGCGCTCGAGCAGTTCGAGGCCGCGCTGGCGGTCGAGCCCGACGACCTGCCCAGCCGCGAGAAGAAGGCGATCTGCCTGGGCCTGCTGGGCCGGGTCGAGGAAACCCAGACCTGGGTCGACATGCTGACCCAGTCCCAGCCCGACAGCCCCGAGGTCTGGGCGCTGGCCGGGCGGGTGGCGCGCGAGCTGTGGATCCGCCGCTGGCACCCGGCACCACCGACCGCCGAGCAGGACGAGACCGCCGCGCCCTCGGCCGGCCCGCCCCCCGACAGCACCGCGCTGCGCGCCGCGGCGGCCGAGGAGGACGCCAGCCTGGAGCGCGCGATCGAGCCCTACCTGACCGCCTTCGTGGCCGATGCGCGGCATTTCTATTCGGGCATCTGCGCGCTCAACCTGATGCTGCTGCGCCAGCACCTGGGCGGCACGGTCGATGCCGATGCGCTGCAGTGCCTGATCGGCGGCGTGCGCTGGGCCTGCCGCAGCGCGATCCAGAGCCGCGGCAAGACCGACGCATCCGACTACCGGCTGATGGCCAGCCGGGCGGAGCTGGCGCTGCTGCTCGAACCGCTGGCGGAGGTGCGCCGGCACTTCAAGGCCGCGCTCGCCACCGCCGGGCGCGACTGGTTCGCGCTCGACAGCACCCGCCAGATGCTGCTGCTGCTGCGCGACCTGGGTTTCCGCCCCGAAGAGACCGCCGCCGCGCTGAACCTGCTCGACAAGGAACAGGCGCTGCTGCGCGCGCCGGTGCGGCCGCGCCAGGTGTTCCTGTTCTCGGGCCACATGATGGACGCGCCGGACCGCGCCAGCCCGCGCTTCCCGCCGCAGATGGAGGCGGCCGCGGCCGAGCGCATCGCCAAGGCGCTCGACAGCCAGGACGCCGGCCCGCAGGATCTGGCGCTGTGCCAGGCCGCAGCCGGCGGCGACCTGATGTTCCTGGAGGCCTGCGTCGCCCGCGGCATGCACATCCAGATCCTGCTGCCGTTCGACGAGGCCAGCTTCGTCGAGAACTCGGTCAGCCAGAGCGCTGCGCCGCTCACCGGCGACGACTGGCCGATGCGCTATTACGCGGTGCAGTCCAGGCTGCGCACGCCGCCGCGCGTGATGCCGCACGAGCTCGGCCCGCTGCCCCGTGGCGCCGACCCCTACGAACGCTGCAACCTGTGGCTGCTCGACACGGCGCTGTCGTGGGGTGTCAAGAAACTGCGTTTCATCACGCTCTGGAACGGCGGCGGCGGCGACGGCCCCGGCGGCACCGCGCACATGCTGCGCGAGGTCAAGCGCCGCACCGGCCGCGTGACCTGGATCGACACGCGCAAGTTGTGA
- a CDS encoding toll/interleukin-1 receptor domain-containing protein — protein MADPRPAPDRPAPSTRKAIFISYRSADGKKDAARLAEDLRDIFGAPQVFFDKHDLQGGSSWREQIGQALGQQPVVLLIISEQFFGARNEQGLRIDQPDDPVRMEVIDSMRVGARLLPLLCEGVRMPSSASLPVELRSVPEAHALKLRTEDWRADLLKLADRLVALGIAPLDDDWREQFTAPPGTARRGRLRQSLGVAAVLLALGGGGAYWFHTEQLQREAAAVEARRLRALQHVSDGLAADHGKDVNLELARRKYLAAIEELPDYGPAHYYLAQVYATQTLRADALGHYRTALAHPNGLDRAQLADARSRLAALESSAAEPEAVGAPPIVGSAAPTRPSTGQVQPAPVPRPAPMPAPVVRPPPAVVAAAPDASDKALLDAPVAGAAPPPRATSLPRLPMTDPQPTQAVDLVHRVAPLPDRQRQAQAQAAALFADDPAERLAAATTLGVEQNLAADVLPLALARALAAAQRQADKDGDRAGLIATWRLVGQASPLSLQAERAAIEALFQATGPLDTMIKLQGGVIGAMEKLRAAGDLRPRVYIQIASNAQRAFATRLASRLERAGYDVPGIENIGAKAPRQTDLRAQGASNPGLARWMRKVITETTGAPVALRVLQRAQPAIDTYEIWLGQDLCVAADAQPSDCR, from the coding sequence ATGGCCGACCCCCGACCCGCACCGGACCGCCCGGCGCCATCCACGCGCAAGGCCATCTTCATCAGCTACCGCAGCGCCGACGGCAAGAAGGACGCGGCGCGGCTGGCCGAGGACCTGCGCGACATCTTCGGTGCGCCGCAGGTGTTCTTCGACAAGCACGACCTGCAGGGCGGCAGCTCCTGGCGCGAGCAGATCGGGCAGGCGCTGGGCCAGCAGCCGGTGGTGCTGCTGATCATCAGCGAGCAGTTCTTCGGCGCCCGGAACGAGCAGGGCCTGCGCATCGATCAGCCCGACGACCCGGTGCGCATGGAGGTGATCGACTCGATGCGGGTCGGCGCGCGCCTGCTGCCGCTGCTGTGCGAAGGCGTGCGCATGCCGTCGAGCGCCAGCCTGCCGGTCGAGCTGCGCAGCGTGCCGGAGGCGCATGCGCTGAAGCTGCGCACCGAAGACTGGCGCGCCGACCTGCTCAAGCTGGCCGACCGGCTGGTGGCGCTGGGCATCGCGCCGCTCGATGACGACTGGCGCGAGCAGTTCACCGCACCACCGGGCACGGCCCGGCGCGGGCGGCTGCGCCAGTCGCTGGGGGTCGCGGCGGTGCTGCTGGCGCTGGGCGGCGGCGGGGCCTACTGGTTTCACACCGAGCAGCTGCAGCGCGAGGCCGCGGCCGTCGAAGCGCGCCGCCTGCGCGCGCTGCAGCACGTCAGCGACGGCCTGGCGGCCGATCACGGCAAGGACGTCAACCTCGAGCTGGCACGCCGCAAGTACCTGGCCGCGATCGAGGAACTGCCCGACTACGGCCCGGCGCACTACTACCTGGCGCAGGTCTACGCCACCCAGACGCTGCGCGCCGATGCGCTCGGCCACTACCGCACCGCACTGGCGCACCCGAACGGCCTCGACCGCGCCCAGCTGGCCGATGCGCGCAGCCGGCTGGCCGCACTGGAGAGCAGCGCCGCCGAGCCCGAGGCGGTGGGTGCGCCGCCGATCGTCGGTTCGGCCGCGCCGACGCGCCCGTCCACCGGCCAGGTGCAGCCCGCCCCGGTGCCCAGGCCGGCCCCGATGCCGGCGCCCGTGGTGCGGCCGCCGCCGGCGGTGGTCGCCGCCGCACCGGACGCGTCGGACAAGGCCTTGCTGGACGCCCCGGTGGCCGGTGCCGCACCACCGCCGCGGGCGACCTCGCTGCCGCGCCTGCCGATGACCGATCCGCAGCCCACCCAGGCCGTCGACCTGGTGCACCGGGTGGCGCCACTGCCCGATCGTCAGCGCCAGGCCCAGGCCCAGGCGGCCGCGCTGTTTGCGGACGATCCGGCCGAACGCCTGGCCGCCGCCACCACGCTGGGGGTCGAGCAGAACCTGGCCGCCGACGTGCTGCCGCTGGCGCTGGCGCGTGCGCTCGCGGCGGCGCAGCGCCAGGCCGACAAGGACGGCGACCGCGCCGGCCTGATCGCCACCTGGCGGCTGGTCGGCCAGGCCAGCCCGCTGAGCCTGCAGGCCGAACGGGCCGCCATCGAGGCGCTGTTCCAGGCCACCGGCCCGCTCGACACGATGATCAAGCTGCAAGGCGGCGTGATCGGCGCGATGGAAAAGCTCCGTGCTGCCGGCGACCTGCGGCCGCGGGTCTACATCCAGATCGCCAGCAACGCGCAGCGGGCCTTCGCCACCCGGCTGGCGAGCCGGCTCGAGCGCGCCGGCTACGACGTGCCGGGCATCGAGAACATCGGCGCCAAGGCGCCCCGGCAGACCGACCTGCGCGCCCAGGGCGCCAGCAATCCGGGCCTGGCGCGCTGGATGCGCAAGGTGATCACCGAAACCACCGGCGCGCCGGTGGCGCTGCGGGTGCTGCAGCGTGCGCAGCCGGCGATCGACACCTACGAGATCTGGCTCGGCCAGGACCTGTGCGTCGCCGCCGACGCACAGCCGAGCGACTGCCGTTGA
- a CDS encoding GMC oxidoreductase has protein sequence MNKTDFDAVIIGSGFGGAVSACRLAQAGQKVLVLERGRRWTPANFPREPGDRWLWNQEHPELLNGWADLRTFSDMWVAAGAGVGGGSLIYASVSVEAKPQVFEQGWPSGLRYPALKPYYDRVAKMLDIQELPDNQLNPRYHLMKEAAEACGWGDRFHKVPVAVKFDPRYDASLPDARDDRHAQWAINPQGRRQGTCVHCGNCDIGCQVQAKNTLDLNYLAEAENHGAEIRPLHLVMGIEALDGADGQQGWRVRFDQIDDHQRTPGSVTAKRVILAAGSIGSTELLLRCRDQHKTLPKLSQRLGKGWAFNGDFVTPTFYKGRKVSPSHGPTISSAIDLLDGKVDGAPLFIEDGGVPNLAGQFIRQRIRNPGWGKLRGLWKALGKVSDADDPLDCMMPWFGQAIDAADGELYLGRLWYAPWKKVLKMNWQYQRSEAVVDAMVKVHKQLSAATGGSAFIPPTWTVLHNLITPHPLGGCNMADRAEQGVVDGHGQVFGYQGLYVMDGATIPRAIGLNPSRTIAALAERNVERMLAQA, from the coding sequence ATGAACAAGACAGACTTCGACGCCGTCATCATCGGCAGCGGTTTCGGGGGTGCGGTCAGCGCCTGCCGCCTGGCGCAGGCCGGCCAGAAGGTGCTGGTGCTCGAACGCGGCCGGCGCTGGACACCCGCCAACTTCCCGCGCGAACCCGGCGACCGCTGGCTCTGGAACCAGGAGCACCCCGAGCTGCTCAACGGCTGGGCCGACCTGCGCACCTTCTCCGACATGTGGGTCGCTGCGGGCGCCGGGGTCGGCGGCGGCTCGCTGATCTACGCCAGCGTGTCGGTCGAGGCCAAGCCGCAGGTGTTCGAGCAGGGCTGGCCCAGCGGCCTGCGCTACCCCGCGCTCAAGCCGTATTACGACCGCGTGGCCAAGATGCTCGACATCCAGGAGCTGCCCGACAACCAGCTCAACCCGCGCTACCACCTGATGAAGGAAGCCGCCGAGGCCTGCGGCTGGGGCGATCGTTTCCACAAGGTGCCGGTGGCGGTGAAGTTCGACCCGCGCTACGACGCCAGCCTGCCCGACGCGCGCGACGACCGCCATGCGCAGTGGGCCATCAACCCGCAGGGCCGCCGCCAGGGCACCTGCGTGCACTGCGGCAACTGCGACATCGGCTGCCAGGTGCAGGCCAAGAACACGCTCGACCTCAACTACCTGGCCGAGGCCGAGAACCACGGCGCCGAGATCCGCCCGCTGCACCTGGTGATGGGCATCGAGGCGCTCGACGGCGCCGACGGCCAGCAGGGCTGGCGCGTCAGGTTCGACCAGATCGACGACCACCAGCGCACGCCCGGCAGCGTGACGGCCAAGCGCGTGATCCTGGCGGCCGGCTCGATCGGCAGCACCGAGCTGCTGCTGCGCTGCCGCGACCAGCACAAGACGCTGCCCAAGCTGTCGCAGCGGCTCGGCAAGGGCTGGGCCTTCAACGGCGACTTCGTCACGCCCACCTTCTACAAGGGCCGCAAGGTCTCGCCCAGCCACGGCCCGACCATCAGCTCGGCGATCGACCTGCTCGACGGCAAGGTCGACGGCGCACCGCTGTTCATCGAGGACGGCGGCGTGCCGAACCTGGCCGGCCAGTTCATCCGCCAGCGCATCCGGAACCCCGGCTGGGGCAAGCTGCGCGGGCTCTGGAAGGCGCTCGGCAAGGTCAGCGATGCCGACGATCCGCTCGATTGCATGATGCCGTGGTTCGGCCAGGCGATCGATGCCGCCGACGGCGAGCTCTACCTCGGCCGGCTCTGGTACGCGCCCTGGAAGAAGGTGCTGAAGATGAACTGGCAGTACCAGCGCTCCGAGGCGGTGGTCGACGCGATGGTCAAGGTGCACAAGCAGCTCTCGGCCGCGACCGGCGGCAGCGCCTTCATCCCGCCCACCTGGACGGTGCTGCACAACCTCATCACGCCGCACCCGCTGGGCGGCTGCAACATGGCCGACCGCGCCGAGCAGGGTGTCGTCGACGGCCACGGCCAGGTGTTCGGCTACCAGGGGCTGTACGTGATGGACGGCGCCACCATCCCGCGTGCGATCGGGCTCAACCCCTCGCGCACCATCGCCGCTCTGGCCGAGCGCAACGTCGAGCGCATGCTGGCCCAGGCCTGA
- a CDS encoding esterase yields MTLHEESIPFTAGDGLALNLKRVRSRSRPPSRGPVLLVHGAGVRADIFRPPLPVTFVDALVAAGHDVWLENWRASIEVPRNEWTLDQAARHDHPAAVQKVLDITGARSIKAVIHCQGSTSFTMSAVAGLLPQVDTIVSNAVSLHPIVKTISHLKSRLAVPLVGLMTPYLDPQWGEHPTGPVPRLLNALVQLTHHECDNGVCKFSSFTYGTGFPVLWRHENLDAATHDWIRREFGPVPLSFFRQMARCLDAGHLVAAQTLPGLPADFAVAAPRTTARFAFVAGALNNCFHWRSQQASFDWFEGHRPGRQSLHVIEGYGHLDIFLGQQAARDTYPVLLAALEKN; encoded by the coding sequence ATGACGCTGCACGAAGAGTCGATCCCCTTCACCGCCGGCGACGGCCTGGCGCTCAACCTGAAGCGGGTGCGCAGCCGCAGCAGACCCCCCTCGCGCGGCCCGGTGCTGCTGGTGCATGGCGCCGGGGTGCGTGCCGACATCTTCCGCCCGCCGCTGCCGGTCACCTTCGTCGACGCGCTGGTGGCCGCCGGCCACGACGTCTGGCTCGAGAACTGGCGTGCCAGCATCGAGGTGCCGCGCAACGAGTGGACGCTCGACCAGGCCGCCCGGCACGACCACCCGGCGGCCGTGCAGAAGGTGCTCGACATCACCGGCGCGCGCAGCATCAAGGCGGTGATCCACTGCCAGGGCTCGACCAGCTTCACGATGTCGGCGGTGGCCGGACTGCTGCCGCAGGTCGACACCATCGTCTCGAACGCGGTGTCGCTGCACCCGATCGTCAAGACGATCTCGCACCTCAAGTCACGCCTGGCGGTGCCGCTGGTGGGCCTGATGACGCCCTACCTCGACCCGCAATGGGGCGAGCACCCGACCGGCCCGGTGCCGCGCCTGCTCAACGCCCTGGTGCAGCTGACGCACCACGAGTGCGACAACGGCGTCTGCAAGTTCTCGAGCTTCACCTACGGCACCGGCTTCCCGGTGCTGTGGCGCCACGAGAACCTCGACGCCGCCACGCACGACTGGATCCGCCGCGAGTTCGGGCCGGTGCCGCTGAGCTTCTTCCGCCAGATGGCGCGCTGCCTCGATGCCGGCCACCTGGTGGCGGCGCAGACGCTGCCCGGTCTTCCGGCCGACTTTGCCGTCGCCGCACCGCGCACCACGGCGCGGTTCGCGTTCGTGGCCGGGGCGCTGAACAACTGCTTCCACTGGCGCTCGCAGCAGGCCAGCTTCGACTGGTTCGAGGGCCATCGCCCGGGCCGGCAGAGCCTGCACGTGATCGAGGGCTACGGCCATCTCGACATCTTCCTGGGCCAGCAGGCGGCGCGCGACACCTACCCGGTGCTGCTCGCGGCGCTTGAAAAGAACTGA
- a CDS encoding metallophosphoesterase, with protein sequence MSGQQRPAASPLPPLSAPSGSRIEHVTQERPVNWLNPLQLLQSGLLAALAGVVGSFADSRALQAARGANGASAAADARETAARERLRNADSVWIDYIADTGDGWDATYTVAHTLARDAIEIDGRRLPRADLLLMGGDQVYPTPAGSAYRTRLVDPFGSALPGRPAGADPQLDPAAPLLLATPGNHDWYDGLRGFNNLFCSGQNLGGWQSFQRGSYFAVQLPHGWWLWGLDLQLESELDGPQRDYFTAQATKLDAGARVLLLVPEPSWIDEGSFRASTQNDSDKLRTIEVQRARTRGWKEIESMVATRGGRVAATLAGDLHHYARYAPAAGPTDAPAAAAPLAAPQRITCGGGGAFMLGTHHLPGELQMGRRGQPAVQRLAATYPAIGESRSLRNRAWQLPFTNPTFGLTLGFIYLLYAWLLQSASLQPGALAMGSSLFAQLAQTPWSFANGSGLTAIVGGLWLASPAALLWALLIVLGAAAFTGSSTGGKPALPGWIGGALHGLLHLKLAGCLIWALARLDLFGWAGASACSQGCGGAALPSLLLSLQVGLGGWLIGCLLFGLWLVACDAWAGWHEQEVFSAQSLGSHRCFLRMRVSRDGLEIHPIGIAAAARRWRPGRGVTVLQKIRDTLRLRVEAGAGSRFEPETPITPVAIEPCITVR encoded by the coding sequence ATGAGCGGACAGCAGCGGCCCGCCGCGTCGCCTCTGCCCCCGCTGTCCGCACCGTCGGGCAGCCGCATCGAACACGTCACCCAGGAAAGACCGGTCAACTGGCTGAACCCGCTGCAGCTGCTGCAGTCGGGCCTGCTGGCGGCGCTGGCCGGGGTGGTCGGCAGCTTTGCCGACAGCCGTGCGCTGCAGGCCGCACGCGGCGCCAACGGCGCATCGGCCGCGGCCGACGCCCGCGAAACGGCCGCACGCGAGCGCCTGCGCAACGCCGACAGCGTCTGGATCGACTACATCGCCGACACCGGCGACGGCTGGGACGCCACCTACACGGTGGCCCACACGCTGGCGCGCGACGCGATCGAGATCGACGGCCGGCGGCTGCCGCGTGCCGACCTGCTGCTGATGGGCGGCGACCAGGTCTACCCCACGCCCGCCGGCAGCGCCTACCGCACGCGCCTGGTCGACCCGTTCGGCAGCGCCCTGCCCGGCCGGCCTGCGGGCGCCGACCCGCAGCTCGACCCCGCCGCGCCGCTGCTGCTGGCCACCCCCGGCAACCACGACTGGTACGACGGCCTGCGCGGCTTCAACAACCTGTTCTGCAGCGGCCAGAACCTGGGCGGCTGGCAGAGCTTCCAGCGCGGCAGCTATTTCGCGGTGCAGCTGCCGCACGGCTGGTGGCTGTGGGGCCTGGACCTGCAGCTCGAATCCGAGCTCGACGGCCCGCAGCGCGACTACTTCACCGCCCAGGCGACAAAACTCGACGCCGGCGCCCGCGTGCTGCTGCTGGTGCCCGAGCCGAGCTGGATCGACGAGGGCAGCTTCCGCGCCAGCACCCAGAACGACAGCGACAAGCTGCGCACGATCGAGGTGCAGCGCGCGCGCACCCGCGGCTGGAAGGAGATCGAGTCGATGGTCGCCACCCGGGGGGGGCGGGTGGCCGCCACGCTGGCCGGCGATCTGCACCATTACGCACGTTACGCCCCGGCGGCCGGGCCGACCGACGCGCCCGCTGCGGCAGCGCCGCTGGCCGCGCCGCAGCGCATCACCTGCGGCGGCGGCGGTGCTTTCATGCTCGGCACCCACCACCTGCCCGGTGAACTGCAGATGGGCCGGCGCGGCCAGCCCGCCGTGCAGCGCCTGGCCGCCACCTATCCCGCCATCGGCGAGTCGAGATCGCTGCGCAACCGGGCCTGGCAACTGCCGTTCACCAACCCGACGTTCGGGCTGACGCTGGGTTTCATCTACCTGCTCTACGCCTGGCTGCTGCAGAGCGCCAGCCTGCAGCCCGGCGCGCTGGCCATGGGCAGCAGCCTGTTCGCGCAGCTGGCGCAGACGCCGTGGTCGTTCGCGAACGGCAGCGGCCTCACGGCCATCGTCGGCGGCTTGTGGCTGGCCAGCCCGGCGGCGCTGCTGTGGGCCTTGCTGATCGTGCTGGGTGCGGCGGCCTTCACCGGCAGCAGCACCGGCGGCAAGCCGGCGTTGCCCGGCTGGATCGGCGGGGCGCTGCACGGCCTGCTGCACCTCAAGCTGGCCGGTTGCCTGATCTGGGCGCTGGCGCGGCTGGACCTGTTCGGCTGGGCCGGTGCCAGCGCCTGCAGCCAGGGCTGCGGCGGCGCGGCGCTGCCGTCGCTGCTGCTGAGCCTGCAGGTGGGGCTGGGCGGCTGGCTGATCGGCTGCCTGCTGTTCGGCCTGTGGCTGGTGGCGTGCGACGCCTGGGCCGGCTGGCACGAGCAGGAGGTGTTCTCGGCCCAGTCGCTCGGCAGCCACCGCTGCTTTTTGCGCATGCGGGTCAGCCGCGACGGGCTCGAGATCCACCCGATCGGCATCGCCGCGGCGGCCCGGCGCTGGCGGCCCGGCCGCGGCGTGACGGTGCTGCAGAAAATCCGCGACACCCTGCGCCTGCGGGTCGAGGCCGGCGCCGGCTCGCGTTTCGAGCCCGAGACCCCGATCACCCCGGTGGCCATCGAGCCCTGCATCACGGTGCGCTGA
- a CDS encoding caspase family protein, whose product MPSTTPSKTPAPTSTAAKPATKPAAKAAKTAKAVTATAAAVVVKPAAKVTRKPVGLSLHLGLNAVSPQHYGGWTGDLAACEFDANDMAALAAARGMKPTVLLTKAATRAKVLAALRKASGTLKAGDYFLLSFSGHGGQVDDVTGEEDDKLDETWCLFDSQLIDDELYLELSRFAAGVRVLVLSDSCHSGTVTRAAPPGVGAVGPRPRMMPPAVARRTYQAHQAFYDKLQKDIAQSAGKAAVADPDAALASLGTASVRLTEIVSRFNAAVVLISGCQDNQTSMDGEQNGAFTEQLLRVWREGRFAGNHRQFHARIRAGLPATQSPNLFVLGNAGVMLAQTPFTV is encoded by the coding sequence ATGCCCAGCACCACCCCCTCGAAGACCCCAGCGCCGACCTCGACTGCCGCCAAGCCCGCCACCAAGCCGGCCGCGAAGGCGGCCAAGACGGCCAAGGCGGTGACGGCCACTGCGGCGGCGGTCGTCGTCAAGCCGGCGGCCAAGGTGACGCGCAAGCCGGTCGGGCTGTCGCTGCACCTGGGCCTGAACGCGGTCAGCCCGCAGCACTACGGCGGCTGGACCGGCGACCTGGCGGCCTGCGAGTTCGATGCCAACGACATGGCCGCGCTGGCTGCCGCGCGCGGCATGAAGCCGACCGTGCTGCTGACCAAGGCGGCCACCCGTGCCAAGGTGCTGGCGGCGCTGCGCAAGGCCTCGGGCACGCTCAAGGCGGGCGACTATTTCCTGCTGAGCTTCTCGGGCCACGGCGGCCAGGTCGATGACGTGACCGGCGAGGAGGACGACAAGCTCGACGAGACCTGGTGCCTGTTCGACAGCCAGCTGATCGACGACGAGCTGTACCTCGAACTGAGCCGCTTCGCTGCCGGCGTGCGGGTGCTGGTGCTGTCGGACAGCTGCCACAGCGGCACCGTGACACGCGCCGCGCCTCCCGGCGTGGGCGCCGTCGGCCCGCGTCCGCGCATGATGCCGCCGGCCGTGGCACGCCGCACCTATCAGGCGCACCAGGCGTTCTACGACAAGCTGCAGAAGGACATCGCCCAGTCGGCCGGCAAGGCCGCGGTGGCCGACCCCGACGCGGCGCTCGCCTCGCTGGGCACCGCCAGCGTGCGCCTGACCGAGATCGTCAGCCGGTTCAATGCCGCGGTGGTGCTGATCTCGGGCTGCCAGGACAACCAGACCTCGATGGACGGCGAGCAGAACGGCGCCTTCACCGAGCAGCTGCTGCGGGTCTGGCGCGAGGGCCGCTTTGCCGGCAACCACCGCCAGTTCCACGCCCGCATCCGCGCCGGCCTGCCGGCCACGCAGTCGCCCAACCTGTTCGTGCTGGGCAATGCGGGCGTGATGCTGGCGCAGACGCCGTTCACGGTCTGA